The Altererythrobacter sp. CAU 1644 genome has a window encoding:
- a CDS encoding Crp/Fnr family transcriptional regulator translates to MNLTCETCPVRDSAACSVLSDKERDALAQAGRTRVLKRGEMLFAAGDEDAACATLVSGALKICATDRDGNEQILALAHPSGFIGEMFAPFAHHDVVALTESRLCVFPKRDMQRAIEDYPALARALLRRSQEDLHSTRSLLELTAHGSAEARLAALLHDFARAASDSPCHPAQEFELPLSRGEIANMLGLTIETVSRKLGELEDSGAIRRKGKRGIELVDPAYLRMLSGKEED, encoded by the coding sequence ATGAACCTGACCTGTGAAACCTGCCCCGTCCGCGACAGCGCCGCCTGCTCGGTCCTGAGCGACAAGGAACGCGATGCTCTGGCTCAGGCCGGGAGAACTCGGGTCTTGAAGCGCGGGGAAATGCTGTTCGCCGCCGGCGACGAGGACGCGGCCTGCGCCACGCTAGTGAGCGGTGCACTCAAGATTTGTGCTACCGACCGCGACGGCAACGAACAGATCCTCGCCCTCGCCCACCCCTCCGGCTTTATCGGCGAGATGTTCGCGCCGTTCGCGCATCACGATGTGGTCGCACTTACCGAAAGCCGCCTCTGCGTCTTTCCCAAGCGCGACATGCAGCGCGCGATCGAAGATTACCCTGCCCTCGCGCGCGCGCTCCTGCGCAGGTCTCAGGAAGACCTCCATTCGACCCGGAGCCTGCTGGAACTAACCGCCCACGGTAGCGCCGAAGCGCGCCTCGCCGCGCTGCTCCATGACTTCGCGCGCGCGGCAAGCGATTCGCCGTGCCATCCGGCGCAGGAATTCGAACTGCCGCTTTCACGCGGCGAGATCGCCAACATGCTCGGCCTGACGATCGAAACGGTCAGCCGCAAGCTGGGGGAACTCGAAGATTCAGGCGCCATTCGCCGCAAAGGTAAACGCGGGATCGAACTGGTCGACCCCGCGTACCTGCGCATGCTTTCCGGGAAGGAAGAGGACTAG
- a CDS encoding molybdenum cofactor biosynthesis protein MoaE: MRDIRLLTETFFPGALIGPFTQANPGLGGVCTFVGEVRAEADVEALELTHYEPLTLPGMHELADRAFDRFNLMGLLMVHRIGQMWPGEPIVCVSAAAAHRRDAIDTVDFCMDHLKSAAWFWKREKRADGWHWIEPRSEDYADRARWEK; this comes from the coding sequence ATGCGCGATATCCGGCTGCTCACCGAGACCTTTTTTCCCGGCGCGCTGATCGGCCCCTTCACACAGGCCAATCCGGGGCTGGGAGGCGTGTGCACCTTCGTCGGCGAGGTTCGCGCCGAGGCAGATGTCGAGGCTCTCGAACTGACCCATTACGAACCGCTGACGCTGCCCGGCATGCACGAGTTGGCCGACCGCGCGTTCGACAGGTTCAATCTGATGGGTCTGCTGATGGTTCACCGGATCGGCCAGATGTGGCCCGGCGAACCCATCGTCTGCGTCTCGGCAGCTGCGGCGCACCGTCGGGACGCGATCGATACAGTCGATTTCTGCATGGATCACCTCAAGAGCGCGGCATGGTTCTGGAAGCGCGAGAAGCGCGCCGATGGCTGGCACTGGATCGAGCCGCGCAGCGAGGACTATGCCGACCGCGCCCGGTGGGAAAAATAG